The Tessaracoccus flavus genome includes the window GCACGCATCTCGTCTGTCACGTCAATCCCTGCGTTCTCGATCTGGCGCAGTGTCGGCTGTCGCCCGTTCGTGTGGACACTGTAGGGAGACACTGCTTCGACGTCGTTCGCGCTGACCTCACGAGCGAAGGCCAACTCGAAGGTCTGGAACTCGAAGACGAGGAAGACCGCAATATCGAAGTCGAAGCTCCGGAATGGGCTGAATTTGCCAGCCTTGCCAGCCGCCCTGCCACCCATAGCCTTGACCTGAATCCGTCGGCCGCCGGGATCGGTGACGTCATGTGACTTCGTTGAGTTCGGCTCGAGAACTCCGCCACGAGCCGAAAGGACCACCTGTTCGGCTATGTCTCCCAGAGGCTTGTTGTTGGTGCGCACCAAGCCTCGCTGGCGAAGCTCCACGACTACGCTTGCTTCCACCTGAAGCAGCTCCCGCACGCGGAGCCTCGAGACGTCGGGCAGCATCGAGCTACTTCTTTCCGCCCGAGGTTAATCCGCTACGGATCTCCACCACGTCGCCGTCGGATTTCGGCATCAAATATTCCGGGATCTTTTCGAACTGGAAACCTTCCTGTCGCGCAAGGGGCGCAGAAACCTCGAGGATTCCGCTCCGGAGGATGCTCAACGCCTCGGAGAATCTCTCGAACTCTGGATATCCAGAAGTCACCGTAATTTCGCTCACGCGAATGTCACTGAGCGCGACCATGAATTGATAAACGGCATCATCAATGGCGGCAAGAACCGCACCGAACGGGGATCCGGAGTCAGTGACTCTGCCTCGGAGATTGGAAATCTTCCAGCGCAGATCCTGCACCGCATTCCAAACTTGATCCGGGAACTCTCTCTCGTCCTCGAAGTACATGAACCTGTGCCCATCGAGCCACTGGAGGAGGTCGCGCGCAAGATCATGGTGGAGGCGCACTCCTGCAAGACGCAGTAGGCTCTGCTCTAGATCCAGCCCGACCAGCTCAGAAACGCGCTTTTCATGGTCGAGCTTCCAAGCCACTAGTACCTCAGTGGGGAACGCTTCTTCGTCTGCGTCAATCCTGTAGTGACAAGGCATGCACAACCACACCGCGTTAGCCTCGTCGCCCCGAGAGGCCGTAGATCCGTCAGGCATACGAACCAAGTCCTTACCCCTCGGTCCGCTCTCCTTAGCGGCGGCGATATGCGCCGCTTGAGCGATAGCACGCGGCTTTGCCCTCGTCGTAAGGAACCCGGTCACCCGGAGACAGTCAGGGTTTGAGCAGATATACATCGCCTTGCGCGCCACGGTCTTGCGGACTGTGTCCGTGAAGTCTTCACGTTCCGATTCAACGGTCACTTCTTGCCCCCAGAGGTTATTCCGCTACGGAACTCCACGACGTCGCCGTCCTGCATGACGTAGTCCTTGCCCTCGAGGCGCATCTTCCCGGCCGCCTTGGCGGCGTTCTCCGAGCCGGCGGCGATGAGGTCGTCGAAGCTCACCACCTGGGCCTTGATGAAGCCCTTCTGGAAATCCGTGTGGATGACCCCGGCGGCCTCGGGGGCCGTCGCACCCTTGGGGATCGTCCAGCCGCGCGACTCCTTGGGGCCGGCGGTCAGGTAGCTCTGGAGGCCCAGGGTGTCGTAGCCGACGCGGGCCAGGACGTCGAGCCCCGGTTCCTCAACACCCATCTCGGCGAGGAACTCGCGCCCCTCGTCCTCGTCCATCTCGACGAGCTCCGACTCGAACTTCGCGTCCAGGAAGATCGCCTCCGCCGGCGCGACCACCTCGCGCATGCGCGCCTTCAGATCCTCGTCGGCGAGCTCATCCTGGTCGCAGTTGAAGACATAGATGTAGGGCTTCGCAGTGAGGAGGAAGAGGTCGCGCAGCTCAGTGACGTCCAGCCCCGCCGCGCGGACGCCCTTGCCTGACTCAAGGGCATCCTTGGCCGCGCGGTACGCCTCGAGCTTCGGCTGCAGCTCCTTCTTGAGCCGAGCGTCCTTTTCCACGCGGGGAAGGGCCTTCTCCACGGTGGCGAGGTCGGCCATGATCAGTTCAGTTGTGATCGTGTCGATGTCGCTGGCGGGGTCCACCTTGCCGTCCACGTGCGTGACGTCATCGTCGACGAACACGCGAGTGACCTGGCAGATCGCGTCGGCCTCGCGAATGTTGGCGAGGAATGCGTTGCCCATCCCCTCTCCCTGTGAGGCGCCCTTCACGATGCCGGCGATGTCGACGAAGCTCACCGTCGCGGGCACGATGCGCTCGGACCCGTAGATCTTCGCGAGCTGTGGGAGCCGGTCGTCGGGCACTCCCACGACCCCGACGTTGGGCTCGATCGTCGCGAACGGGTAGTTCGCCGCCAGCACGTTGTTGCGGGTGAGCGCGTTGAACAGGGTCGACTTGCCGGCGTTGGGGAGGCCGACGATTCCAATGGTGAGTGCCACGAGAGGGCAGCTTACCTGCGCAGCCCCACGCGGCCGAACCAGGCGGCCGGCGGGCCTGCGCCGGGAAGGAGCGGGGGTCGGGGGCGGCGACAACCGTCACGGCCTTTACCCTTCGACAAGCTCAGGGAACGGGCGGACAAGCTCAGGGAACAGGTCGCGGTTGTCACCTTTCGACGAGCTCAGGGAACGGGCTATCCGCATTTTGGTCAGAGTTGCCTAGCGTAATTGGTCAGGTTAGGGTTGCCTAAGTCGCGACACCGACCCCTTCAACGGAAAGACACCGATGAACATCTCCAAGCGCCTCATGGCCGCCGCAGCGGCCAGCCTGCTTGCGCTGACCGCCTGTGGGGCGGACAGCACCGATAACACCCCTGCCGATGCACCCTCAGCGGAGTCGATCACCATCGAGCACACGCAGGGCACCACCACCCTCGATGGGCCCGCCCAGACCATCGTCGCGCTCGACCTCGGCGCGCTCGACACCCTCAACGCCCTCGGCGTTGCTGACCGGGTCGTCGGCATCCCCGAGGTTGCCGCAATGCCGGAGGCGCTCGCGGACTTCAGCGACGTCGAGACCGTCGGGACGATGCAGGAGCCGAATCTGGAGAAGATCGCCGAGCTGAATCCCGACCTCGTCATCGCCGGGTTCCGTAGCGCCAAGCTGACCCCAGAACTCGCGAAGAACTTCAACGTCATCGACGTCACCTACGGCAGCGACGAGTCGTTCTACGACGGCGTCGCCTACGCCAGCACCCTCATCGGGCAGGCCGTCGGCCTGGAGGACGAAACCGACGAGCAACTGGCTGAACTGCGCGAGACCATCGACGATGCCAAGGCTAAGGTCAACCCCGAGCACAAGGCACTGATCGTCATGACCACCGGCGGCAAGGCTGGGGCACATGGTGCCGAGTCGCGCTACGGCGTCGTGCACAAGGACCTCGGAATCAAGCCCGCTCTCGACAACATCAAGACCGAATCGCACGGCGATCCGATCTCGTTCGAGGCCATCCAGCAGGCCAACCCCGACCTGCTGATCGTCGTCGACCGCGACGCCGCCGTCGGCCAGGAGGGTGCCGCCGCGGAGCAGGTCCTCGACAACGAACTGGTTGCCTCCACCAACGCCTGGAAGAACGACCAGGTGGTCTACCTCGACGGCGGGCGCTGGTACCTCATGATCCACGGCCTCGACAATTCGGTCGAGATGATCAACGAGATCGCAGAGGCCCTCTGACGCCATGAGCACGCTGACGCTCGACCGCCCCACCACCGGGGTCGCTCCGGACCGCCCCTTCAACTGGGCCATCCTCAGCGCACTCCTCGGGGTGCTGGTGCTGTCGGGCGTCAGCGTGTTCACAGGGGTCGCTGACCTCTCCCCCATCGACTTCCTCACCGGGACCGCCACCGACGAGCAGAAACTCAACCTCGTGGCCTCGCGCATCCCCCGCACCGCAGCGGTCCTGCTCGCCGGCGCCTCGCTGGCACTGGCGGGCCTTCTCATGCAGATGCTCGTGCGCAACAGGTTTGTCGAACCCAGCACGGTCGGCACGAGCGAATCGGCCGCGGTGGGCCTCCTCATCGTCGCCATGCTGTTCCCCGCCGCGCCGTTGCCGCTCAAGATGCTCGTGGCGATCATCACGGCGCTGATCGGCACCGCCCTGTTCCTCCGCGTGATCCGTTCGCTGCCGCCGCACGCCCCGGTGGTGGCGATCCCGCTGGTGGGCATCATGCTCGCCGGGATCATCGCCGCGGGCACCACGTTCGTCGCCCAGCGCAACGACCTGCTCCAGTCGCTCGGGATCTGGATGGCCGGCGACTTCTCCGGGGTGCTCCGCGGACGCTACGAGGGTCTGTGGCTGCTCGCGGGAGTCGGGGTGCTGATGTGGCTCTTCGCCGACCGGTTCACCGTCGCCTCACTCGGCAAGGACACCGCCACCAGCCTCGGCCTCAGCTACCGGATGACGCTGAACCTCGGGCTGGGGCTGGTCGCGGTTGCGTCGGCCGTCACCCTGGTGATCGTCGGCTCCATCGCCTTCGTCGGCCTCATCGTGCCCAACCTGATCTCTATGTGGCGGGGCGACAACCTGCGTCGCAACATCGGGTGGGCCGCCTTGGCCGGGTCGGGCTTCGTCCTGGTGTGCGACCTCATCGCGCGCACGATCAACCACCCCTACGAGGTGCCTGTGGGGACGGTGTCGGGGATCATCGGCGGGGCCATCTTCCTCGGCCTCCTGCTCACCGGGAAACTGCGGGTGCGATGAGCGTCACCACCATGCCCGCCCCCAACCG containing:
- the ychF gene encoding redox-regulated ATPase YchF — translated: MALTIGIVGLPNAGKSTLFNALTRNNVLAANYPFATIEPNVGVVGVPDDRLPQLAKIYGSERIVPATVSFVDIAGIVKGASQGEGMGNAFLANIREADAICQVTRVFVDDDVTHVDGKVDPASDIDTITTELIMADLATVEKALPRVEKDARLKKELQPKLEAYRAAKDALESGKGVRAAGLDVTELRDLFLLTAKPYIYVFNCDQDELADEDLKARMREVVAPAEAIFLDAKFESELVEMDEDEGREFLAEMGVEEPGLDVLARVGYDTLGLQSYLTAGPKESRGWTIPKGATAPEAAGVIHTDFQKGFIKAQVVSFDDLIAAGSENAAKAAGKMRLEGKDYVMQDGDVVEFRSGITSGGKK
- a CDS encoding siderophore ABC transporter substrate-binding protein; protein product: MNISKRLMAAAAASLLALTACGADSTDNTPADAPSAESITIEHTQGTTTLDGPAQTIVALDLGALDTLNALGVADRVVGIPEVAAMPEALADFSDVETVGTMQEPNLEKIAELNPDLVIAGFRSAKLTPELAKNFNVIDVTYGSDESFYDGVAYASTLIGQAVGLEDETDEQLAELRETIDDAKAKVNPEHKALIVMTTGGKAGAHGAESRYGVVHKDLGIKPALDNIKTESHGDPISFEAIQQANPDLLIVVDRDAAVGQEGAAAEQVLDNELVASTNAWKNDQVVYLDGGRWYLMIHGLDNSVEMINEIAEAL
- a CDS encoding ABC transporter permease, translating into MSTLTLDRPTTGVAPDRPFNWAILSALLGVLVLSGVSVFTGVADLSPIDFLTGTATDEQKLNLVASRIPRTAAVLLAGASLALAGLLMQMLVRNRFVEPSTVGTSESAAVGLLIVAMLFPAAPLPLKMLVAIITALIGTALFLRVIRSLPPHAPVVAIPLVGIMLAGIIAAGTTFVAQRNDLLQSLGIWMAGDFSGVLRGRYEGLWLLAGVGVLMWLFADRFTVASLGKDTATSLGLSYRMTLNLGLGLVAVASAVTLVIVGSIAFVGLIVPNLISMWRGDNLRRNIGWAALAGSGFVLVCDLIARTINHPYEVPVGTVSGIIGGAIFLGLLLTGKLRVR